In Tachysurus fulvidraco isolate hzauxx_2018 chromosome 9, HZAU_PFXX_2.0, whole genome shotgun sequence, the sequence CACTTGTGGAAATTACATAACAAACTGCTGAGAATTCGTTTGTTTTGTCTAATGCCACAGTTGTTTGTTGGTTCTAGGGTACGGCATGATGTTCAGGTGCACGAAGCGGTTCATGTAAGAAATACGATATTCTTTAATCCTTTATATCAAGGTTCCTTTAACTCCTTTAACGTGAGCATAAGCAGGTCACGTGCATTAATACTGCATACATCCATGCGTAACATTAACAGAGTGGTTTATCTCATTAGTGAGTAAAACTAAGGCCACAGTGACCAATAGGATCAGTGTAATGAGGAGGTCTGTGTCTGATGAGCAGCAGAACTCAGATTTGAGGCTGAACAGAAAGCATTAATAGAGTTCTGTTCACTTTACTGTTTAATAGCATGCTGAAACTGATCATTTCTGTGGACCTATTTTGTTAACATTACTTGGTTTGGTAATACTTGTGGATTTCTAATATTGCAGTATTTTAGTATGTAATACTAAGTTGTGTGTTAATAATCTTGGTGTGCTACTCTAATGTTCATTAAACCTCATTGCATTGGACTAGAAAACGAACATGCGACGATTAATACTATACACGATATGTACAACTTCAGGAGGTCCAGACTTGACACCCAGCCCAATGCAAGAGCTGATTCTACCATTTTGTAGGAAATCATATACatcagtatatacatatatatatatatcagtatatACATTCCTTGCTTGGGCAGATCATCAGTTAGGTCTTTCACTATTAGACCCCCACTCAGCAAACCAGTTAATCAAACTTTATCACTCAGTTTTTCTTCTTAGATCTTATCTCAGATCTTAACCATGATATATGAAGGACATATGAAGTGATGATAGATCACAGGGTGTTGTGGTAGAGGGGCATTGTGGGATGCTGAGGCTGAACCTATAGAAGACCAGAAGGTAACATCTAATCCAAGAGTGGACCAGTCTGGAGTAGGTTCACAGGGGTTATTAAAAACGACTGTAGTACCTTTATCAGTCATTTCTCCCATTTTTTCCTCATTCTCATATGAGACGTAGATTGTAGACATTTCTCCTAGATATTCCCTTATATAATAGATGGTACACCTGGTCTGAAGGTATCTACCTAGCCTTAGCATCCCATTGAAGCTTACACAACAGTAGAATCTCCAGAGGGATCCTGTGTGGacatgtggagaacatgcagTAAAGATCAAATCGAGGATCCTGGAGCTGTGATGGCGCAGTGCTACCACCAAACAAATCAGTACTCAGCACTGAACGGTGCTAATAATATTGTTTCTTTGCAGATGCTCACAGATTTCACTAACATCTTGTCTTTCAGGTAAACCGTATTCCATCCAGGCCAACCAGAAGTGCAGCACTTCTGACTCAGATGCATCCTCCTCGTCCTCCACCATTCTGCCTGTACATCAAGTTCTGGACAAGGTGAAGGGCTACTGTTCAGTGCGCTCTGACAACTTTTACAAAAATATCATCCTGTCCGACAGCTTCAGCCATAGCACCAAGTTTtagactgagaaagagagagagatggtgcgatgtgagagacagatgtgtacaaatgtgtgtactgtatcgTACTGAGCTAACCAACCAGCATAGACACCTGCATAATCCTTTCAGTAGGAAGCCGTAAAGAAGGAGTGTATGTTTTCTATACTGTGATGTTCAAACTGACTTTGAGTATGTTGTAAATACCCACGCTATATTTAACTGTacgtttgctttgtttttttttttgtttttttttctaattgtcttttgttgttgttttcttttttgttaacGTGATTTTTAATATCGCATCGAAGTTCGCTTCTGTATATACAGCACACCGACATCTTCCTTTATTTATACTTCTGCTTTATTGGAAATGAGAATGTCTCCAGAGATTATGCAGTTGTTTGTGTCTGAGAGTAGAATCGAAGCGTCTTCTGTAATTCTGTTAGATTTAAGTTTTCTCTCATTAACAAAAGAAGCCAAGTAAACTTTCTCTCTGTATTACTACCACCTTCCTACTGTATATTTTGCcgctgtttgtaaatgtttaaggtttttgtatctttttatttatacttctgctttattggaaataaaaatgcaggACAGTCTTGTCCCCAAAGATTTATATAATGAAGGATGGATCGTTATTGCCTGGTTTGCGACTGTTATATTCCACTGCTGTGTTTCATCAGCAAAGTGAACAGTACAGAGGTGTAAACCAGGGAATGTAGGGACAGAACAGAACTTGTCGTCTTTTCGATTTCAGACCTATTCAATCTGTGGACTGTGAGGGACATGGAAAATggtagaaaaaaattttttaaatgacaatcaCGTCAATCTTTGGTCCAGTCGGCATCACGATTTCAGATGTACTGTACTACTATTTAATCGGGATGATGTGATTTGAGAACTGATGAGGCATGGTAGAGCTGTGGCTaaaatcagaaagatctttaggTTGTAGATCACTTCAGCTGAAGAAGATACACGTGATCTTAAATAATGAAAGCAAAGAGCTAAACCTAGTTGTGAAAATTTAATGTAGACAATTATGGTTATGTGATTTATGCAGCCTCAAAAAATATGACAAGTTTAGATAAAAATGAAGAACAGAGACGGGTAGAAACTGGTGAAGCATTGAGTGTTAACACAAGAAACATGGATGGACATTGAAATGCAGAACCTAGTAAAGAATGGTTGAGTGATGTGCTGGATAAAGTTAGAGTAATAAATACTGTGGATGAGTTCAATGCAACTTTGGATGTCAGCATGGGAAGAAGTATACCAAAAGTATGGAAGACACTGAAATGGTAGGTGAAGAAAAATTGTGCTGCTTTAGTTTAGAAAAAAAGATATTCACTCTTTATGTTCAGCAACTGGAGAAGACATAAAGATCCTAATGAAAGAGAAGAGACGTTGTGTTCTGTTTAAATTTGTATAAAAGCGAGTCCAGAGGTGGCGAGCCAGCCAATTTGTTTTTCACAGGGTTGCTGAAAGTGTCAGATGATACCATTTCTGAACTTCAGAGGTCCATTTCAGTGGAAGAAATGCAGATTTCACTGAGGAGCATTGAATATGGCGGGCGTAGCAGCTGGAATCGATGGTCTCCCTGTTGACTAATTAAGATTTGCTCACAGCGCTCAATGAAAATTTGGTTGATGGACTGTTAAAGTGAGCTGCAGAAGAGCCATCATAacattctacaaaaaaaattaaataaataaatttaaaagatGCAAAGAACTGGCAACCCAGTTCAATTCTGTGCTCTGATCTAAAAATTTGATATAAGGTTTTGGCCATTAGGTTGAAGAAGCAGATTGTTCAGGAAATTCATCATGACCAGACTTAATGTGTGTCTAATAGGAGACAATTTAGACATCTCCAGATTATTGACTTTAAATACAGGACTTATTTCTATAGATCAGGTAAAAGCATCTGACCAGGTTGAGCACAGATATACCGTGATGTATGCTGGAGGAGTTTGGATTTCAGCTCAGGCTTTCAAAGAGGGATTAGACAAAGATTTGTTTTATCCAGAACGTAATATGTTTTGGCAATTAAACCTCTGATTGTGAAAATTAGAAAAAACTTGAAGGCTGGTGTGTAACTTACTCCAGTAAAGTCACACTGTCACCTAAGCTGATGatattattgttttaatcaaACATCGAAATGTCATAATGATGTTAAGAAAATCACAAGTGAATTCTTCtgaaaaatgatcaaattagTCAAATACACTGAAATGTGGTGAGGGGTCTGCAGGTCCTCCCAAACTACTTGGAGGCTTCACCTGTAAAGGAAATAGAGCAAAATATTTgggagtgtacagtatattggtgATGATGCTATgcttcaaacaaaacaaaaaaaacaaacaaacaaacaaacaaaaaaacaacaagtaaggtgttttagaaaaaataaaacgaatgttagaaaaatagaaatggCTTTTGCCAAAATTTCCTCCTAGTGGACTTACGGAAAAATTACAAACCGTTATAGTGGATTTCTTTTGGAACAGATTTCACTGGATAGATAAGAGCTGAATCTTTCTTCTCAGGGAGAAGTCGGACAAGGACGTGTTTATCTGGGCAGCAGAAAGACAAGCCTTTAGACATGTTTATACAGAGATATTTAACAGGACCTTTGGATCTTGTCTGAGAAAAGAGGCCGATATCATGCTGAACCGTGCAAATGGACTGAATCTGAACTCTGAGCTTTTATGTATGGATTCTAGCAAGCTAAAGACGTCTGGTAGCTTTTTAAGATGCGGAGGCAAGATACAACATCATTGTTTTGTCTGCTGGAACCCCGTGTTCATGGACCGAGGTTAAACGAGGCTTGTGAAGCCACGCCAGGGCCATCTCAAATCCTATAGTTAATTTGGCATCTCATTTGGGAGTTCAGTCTGAATGACAGGTTGGACAAGTGCTAGATATATTAAAGAAAAGGTGTGGAAAAGGTGTCatagtggacacacacacactactgaaaaAATAACTGGGGCTGGAAGGCGATCTAAATCCAGTATGGTGAATTTTGTACAAAGCATCTTTAGATAAATATCCAGGTTATCTCCAGTGTTGCATGGCACAGTCACCGTTAATGCTTTCAATGCATCAGATGAGTGTCCTGTttgtaaagaaaaggaaatgatttattacagtttttaagATTGAAAGATTTATTTAGTGCACTTACTGTAATCTAGTCTTAATGAATTTTGGGGAGAAGTTCTCCTTTCAGAGCTTAATTTTGGTCCGTATCATAGAACATCCCAAAAGAAAAGAGGTAAgttgttctctttttttaattggacAAGCTAAAAgagtgatatatatttatattacaagACAAATAAAGATAGATGGCAGGGAAAGGCAAAGAGTAGAACTGGTGTTTAACAACACCAGTGTTTGTGGTAAGAAGTTGAGTCTTGAAtgattttaagttttaaaagttAATCAAcgatgaatgtttttttttgcagcagttTAGTTATGATGACGTTAATTATTAAAATCTTTACTTCTGTTTTTGAATCAGTGATGGGTTTGTATGAGCTCGTTTTATGTGGAAATAcaaaaaagtagaaactgtgtttattttttgaacACAGAAAGTGATTTGGACTGAAAGTGGTGCGGATGAGGAGAATGTTTGAGTGTCTGATCTAAAGAACGTTTAAAGTGTTTTACTGTCAAAATAGTTCAgttcttgtttatttaattatagcaactataaaatattttcctttccCACATGTGTTGAAGACCAGAACATAACTAACTGCTAAAAGCATTTTTACAccaacttgtaaaaaaaaaaaaaaaaaaaaacaataataatgtttttacaCCAGAGTCCTCAGAACTGTAATTCTATTTTGTATAGgactgaagagagagagagagagagagagagagagagagagagagagagagagagagagagagagagagagagagagcagtaggGAGTGTTTGATCTTTCTTCCTGTCAGTAAATGAGACCTCCACAAATTCCTTCCAGAGATCTCCTGTAAAAGTTTTCCTGTGAGGTGAACCAACATTCCAGAATAAACAGCCGGCTACACAACATTTACCTTCAGAAACACCACCATGATTCAATTCTCAACAAGAGACAAATCcctgtgcgtgtgcgcgcatgtctgagtgtgtgtttgtgcgtgcttgtgtgtgtgcgcatgtgcactctcgtgtgtgtttgtgtgtgcatgtgtgtgtttgtgtgtgcaagtgtgtgtttgtgtatgtgcttgtgtgtttgcgtgtgtgtgtgtgtgtgtgtgtgagtgcatgtgtgtgtatttgtgagtgtgagtttgagagtgtgggtgtgtgtgcatgtatgtgctGGTGGACTTTGTGTTGATAACAGTGTTGATAACCTTTAAGCTCTTTAATACCCTCTTGATCCTTTAGGCCTTTAGATGCTCCAGCTTTTTCCTCATGCCTTTTTCAATTTTATCGGATGTAAATATCCAATTTTCAAGCGACGTTTTCTAACAGAACCCATGTTACACTCACACTAGAACTCGGACTCACACACTTTCTTCAGCGTGAtgcaaaaaacacatttgatttatttatagcattcacaaacaaaataaataaatcttttattaGAGGACAtgatacacacagatatctGATATAATATTATACAGAAATAATTTTACACTCTAAACCATAAAAGTCTCAatacacatttaatacataaatTCATGCTTTTCATTTACCTCGTCAGGTCGaggatataatttttttttatttatttatttatttgaaatatataaCTGTTAAAAAATGTCTTACACAATCATGTGTAAACAAGAAGGGGGTATTAGGATACATCTAGAGAAGGAGAGGTcctagtacacacacacacacacacacacacacagccagttTACATCTTCAGAACAGAAAGTGCAGGCAGGAGACTTTTTCCTTCAGTCCATCATTATTCTGTCTCTAGAGAGCACGTCTTCTCGCTGTGTACCGAATAATCTCACTGTTTTCTTCTGATATAAATCTTAGTCATTAGCGTTGTGATAAAACTCTTTCGTGTAGATGACATCATTTCCCTGGATTCTTGGGTTGATCCAGACTCCTTTGAGAGAGGCTGATGTTTGGATGCAAGGCCACTGAAGTGCTCGTGGGTTTGTGGGTCTTGGCTGCACACGTCCAAATATTTTCACGTGCGCAATTCACAAATATAACAAGCTCTGCACAAAGATCCTGTGCGTATTAAACATGAAATATGATCACAAACCATCTTCACGCCTAGTCGTTATAgatcttaattaaaaaaatctgtgcaaatatatttatcttcttctttccttcttttgcTTCTTCCCCCCGACAGTTCATCATGGTCTCCCTCCTTCACCTTGACTGTTCTATGAATGTTCTTGCAGAGGATCTCAGGCTTGTATTTTCACCACTACACAATAGAAAAGATTAACATTTGATACTATAAACTCTATAAACGTGTTGAAATTCATCACTGCCAGTCTGTTCACCTGTGAGAGCAGAACTTCACACACTTGGTGTCTCTGTTGTCTGTGCAAAAACATCGCTCCAAGTGTCTTCTCAGGCGCATCTGAAGGAAACCGACGCCGTATGGGATCACCTGACTGAAAAGATGTGAAAATGTATCTACACAAGAAACGTCTATTGGTACAGTAATACAAAGTCTAAAATCTCTTGCTGTAGTCCATAAACACTGAGCTTTAATGAGAACAGGAAGTCATGAGTGGGAATGTTTCTCCATCAGCTTTACATCTGTTTATAAATTATACAATGCTCACTGGATCTTCATGGAGGTTTAGAGTCTGATTATCTGATGTGGAGTTTTTCTTTAGTTTGACGATctcaaaaaattaaaatattgctTAATTAATCCTTAATCTAGGATTAAGATTTCTAATAATgagattatttatattttataatagacTCATTTAAACTGATTGCTTCTTTCAGAAAAAGATAATTTCATTGAAAATATTGAAATCTAACTATATACATGTtgtgtaacaataaaaaatattacacacattatattcacattttatatatatatatatatatatatatatatatatatatatatatatatatatatatatatatatatatatatatatatatacacagtactgtgcaaaagttttattcaggtgtgaaaaaaagacaaagaatgctttcaaaaatggaagtgtttaacatatatatatatatatatggtataataaaccttattttctTAGATTCAATAGATTTCCACcttcgattttttttatttgagtgaACAAACAGCGTTAATCGTGTATTTCATCTGAACTACAAGTCTGTGTGATTAACAGCAACAGCAGTCAATTACTTAAAATATGTCACAAAATATAatccaaattatttatttttttaaataattcaccacaaaaaaatcactaatttttaataataaaaatcacttatttttaataataataataaaatgttaccAGGTTGTAAATGAGTGTGAAATTCTCCCAGATCTACCAGTTCGTTGTATTAATTATGACATTGTGTGATTGTGGTCTAGTTTGACTCAGTGTCAGTTGTTTACCTGGGTGTGTTGACCCACACGATTCCAATATGGCAGAAGTACACACACTCCCGATCCTTCAGGTTCTCACAGGAGCAGCGTTTCTCACGATGTGGAGGCTTGGAGCTGAGCTGTGAGGGTGAAACTCTCCGAGCCTGAGACACAGGGACTGTGGATGCCGTGAAGGCTGGGGAAACAGGAAGGGACATAAAATATCATCACAACAAATATCATCTTAGAAACCTTTAGGGAATTTTATTAGACTTTCACTGATGAGGTTTGTTTGGCGTGAAGGTATACAGAAGGCTATGCTTACATTGTCAATGATGAGCAGAACTTTTGTTCTTGTGCAGAAGATTCAGCACGAGAACAATAAGTGTGAACAAATCTGTGTGCGGATTAAATCGAGGGGATAAATCGtggccaaaaaaacaaacagggctTCAATGCCAAAGAAATACTCTTCTATATAAACACAGTGAATTCCTCAACACCGGTTCAACACCAGGACTAAACACAGCCTGCAGTGAAATGACTTAAAACATACCTTCGATGTAATTTTCACTTTAACCTGAAGGTGGCAGTAGACTGCATCATTAACACAGTTATCTACATTCCAAGTGCTAGTTATTGTCTTATTAATGAGCTACAGACAAAAAGCGTTAACAGTGAGAAGGATTTTCTCACATCTTCCAGATGTATCTGAATGTGTCTGTGAATTATGACCAACGATAAATAGATTATAAATAGATATATTCTGCTGATGGAAATATTTAAGACAAACTTAAAGATTTGTCCTTTAGATTTGTCTCTTCAGACAAATTGCTTTCATGAGACTTTTGTAAGCTTCAACTAGATGTACTGACTCTTTAGTCCATTTCTAGTCCTCCTTCTGACCATTTGAAATGAACATCTCATCAGTTCCTCCTCAGAACTGTGCCATCATCTGGTTCATTATTGTATGATAATGGCTGTAGTTCTGTTCTTGCTACAGTACGTTATGTATTTCATGGCAAGGGTAGCACTTCTGTACTTCTTTCtaatgtttctgttgttcacTGGTTAAAGTAGTAAATCCCCGTATAAAATAACATACTGTTTTTGGATGTATGAGTCAGACATGTCTCTGTTTGTACTGACGTCTGCATCAATGCGCAGGTGTGAATAACAGAGTTGATCGTCGCTAAAAATCTCATGTGTCACACCAAGTCTTGAGAATACCGACTTAGcgcatttgtaatattt encodes:
- the si:ch211-202p1.5 gene encoding endothelin-1, whose protein sequence is MDFSSILFLSAILIMEQKAFTASTVPVSQARRVSPSQLSSKPPHREKRCSCENLKDRECVYFCHIGIVWVNTPSQVIPYGVGFLQMRLRRHLERCFCTDNRDTKCVKFCSHSGENTSLRSSARTFIEQSR